TGGGCCAGGCTAAAACGCGGTAGTCCACAATTTTTCACTTGCCTCCCCGGCCACTCTGCTTCGCCTTGTCGGCTCATTAGCATGCGCCCATGTTTGCTTTTCCCATCTTGCTTTTGTAGTCGGTTTTCTTTTCGGAGGAGTAGTCTCCTGACCACGGCCATGGCAATGACCAAAAATGGCCAGTTGTTAACAGCGGTCAATGGTAGTGGCCAAAAAAATCTACCTAGCTCAGGGCCTTTGGGAAAATTATTGAAATCTCGTACTAAGTCGAGGTCGTAAAATTATCTTGCAAGTTGGTAATAGGCATCTCCTAAAGTTGTAGTTGTTCTCAAACAgctgataattaaatttataaataaactttaGTGAGCGATCTCTAATGAATGACTTCATTTGCTTTAATAAATTACCCCGCATCATTTAAGAACATGCGACAGCTACTAAAGAAAACTAACAAAATTCCGCAATTGGCCAAATGCCATTGATCAAAGTATACATTGCTAGACCATCCAGAGACGACACTCCCCCACAGCCAGTCTGGCTTGGATGGTGGATTGAGTCAGCTTCTGCATCGAAATCGAATGGAAATCGTTAATAATAGACCAGCTCAATTAGGCAATGCCTGCCACTTCAGCCGGACATCTGGGTCATGACCACAAAGGAAATTTCACCAGCAGCGCGTCTCACTCATTAGGCGAAGTTGTAAAAAGTGTCTAATTATTGGGCAGCCCCAAAAGTGACTGCGAAAGTGTCTGGAGACACGACGAACGCCCACAATCGTCAGTCGGTTCTGGTCATCAATCTTGACACGAAAATTTCTTTTCGGGAATTCCGCATTTGTTTTGCAAATTTTAGAATAAAGTTTCTGGGAACTCATTGgatgatttttgatttattaggCTCTTTGAGATGAttctataaatataattttgaaatagaaTTTATATAACCTTGTATTACTCGATAATCAATCATTTAGCTTTTAAACCTAAGCCATGATATGGGTTGCAATATGTTACAGGATTTAAATCAATCATAACCATTTATATTGAATGCGGAAATTCATTAGCTTTTGCTTGGTTTGCACTCGATCACTTGTATGTGTATTTATAGGCGTCTTAAGTGCTTAGCTTCCTCAAGCAGTTCCTGTCAAACAATGCACCCACTGCCACAGAGTGGCAATTACAAAAACGTCAATAAAGATAACCATACCCGGTACCATACACACACCCGCCCTCGAGACCCCCATAATGCGCTCAGATCAGCTCCACTGAGCTCTTCTTTGTGCCcgattttactttatttttcaattcgccattgatgttgttgtttgcTTGCCATTTACAGAAAAGCAGCTCGAGCATTTCCAGCCAGAGCAGCAAcaattcaaatttaacaactgCAGCGGCACAAGCGAgcaacacccacacccacagaAGTGCGGGCAAAATAAGCCTACATGCAATTGTCGGACCAGAATCATCGTCATCattgtcatcatcatcatcgccaGCGGCCTGGGCCAAGCAGGCTGACTTATATGGCCAGCCACCGAGTCGCGTGGGTGGTGCTGGTACTGGTGTTGCTGGTGGAGCAGATGCTGACGTAGCTGCGACTCCGCCAACGCATCGTCGTGATTTGGAAAGTTTCCGGCATTATAACGATGACGGGAACAGCAACAACGACGACGAAGAGTTGCGGTAAGTTACCGAAAATTTTTAACCATTCCCCCAGCGACCCTGATACCACTCGGATCACTTTTCAGGCTAACTGCCCGCCACCAGCGTCGCCAGCAGGTGTCCCAGTCGGTCTACGCCCCGCCCCTGCCCTCGCTCGGATCTTCAATGCTCCAGCGCTCCCGCTCCATCTCCACGGACGATCTCAGCAACGACTGGGAGCGCGAGGACAAGAGTGAGCAGCCAACGGGGGAGTGGCGCCGGGTCAGCAAACTGCGCCGCTCCTTCCAGTCCCAGGAGCACTACAAGTCCCCGGCAGTGGCCGCTCGCCCGCGTCCCCTGGACCTGCCCGGGAATTCGGTGAGTGTCGCCCGTTTGCGGGCGGAACTGGAAAACGGTCGGCGGCTGAACACGGCCATGCGAAACAACCACGTGGATTTGGCCGCCCTGGACACCATTCTGAACTCTCCCACGGCCAAGCCGACGGTGGCCAAGCGAAACACCTTTCTCACCGCCGAATCCCTGCAAGAGATTCGGGGAAAGCTTAAGAAACTCTCTGACGAGAGTCTCTACAAAGAGGACTTCTTGGCCTACCACCAGAAGAAGAAGGAGCCCTCCGTGGAGAAGCTAGCTGCTCCCCAGCTGCCGGCTCCTTCCGCTTTCAGGCCTGTCCACAACACCCATAGTCTGGAATCGCGCCAACGTCAGAAGGACACCAGTTCCAGTGAGTGGCACTTGCGTCGCAAGTCCTACGGCTTTGAAAAGATGTCACCACCGGAAGACAAAAGCATTTTCCGCGTAGACGCCTCGACGGACAGCGGTTTGGGCCGCTCGGGCGAACAACTCGGAAACTGGTCGCCCACGGAGAGGAGTGGAGCAACGATGCCTCAACAGCCCCACAACGGCGGTGGCACCATTATACATTTCGGGAGGGCGGTGAAACCAGTTCAGATCTCGCCCAGCCCCACCGAAGGTGAGCTCAGCAAGCGGCATTCGATTGCCGTAGAGGAAACCTGGCGTGATTTGCGGAAGACATCCCAGGTTCACGTTAATGGGGGTACTGTGACCAGGAGCAGCACCACCACTTCCTCGAGCTTCAACAATCACCTTCAGAGGGGCAGTGCCCAGAAGAGAGTGGAGTTCTGCAAGACGGAGGTTCACTTTGCTGCCGAATCGGGAAGGGTGAACATCGTGGAGACTGACGGAAAGCCGCCGCCGACGCAAAACTTTCGCCGGCGCCGTCGCACCGCCAGCGGACCGCTCCAGAGTCTGGTGAAATCCGCCAGCACAGTCAGCGGCACCAACGATAGTGTAACCCAGTTCGGAGATGATTCCCAACGGCGCAAGACGATTGCAACGAGCACCGTGGCTTACCGCGCCACTCTAATGGATCCACCGGAGGTGGTCAGCCAGCAAGTCGCCACTCAGTCGGCTATAGGGAGCAGCAGCACCGTTTCCTCCACATCCTCCTCCGCCGCCTCCACCTTATCCAGCTCACAAGTAACCGTGACCACAGAGCCCCGCTACAGTCTGATGGAGTCCACCTCGCGGAACAGTTACACTTCCACCAGCGGCGTGGACACCACGGACAACGAGACGGATGAGCTGTCCAACATCCGGGGCATCCTGAAAAACAAGCCCGTTAAACCGAAGCCCTACCATCTGGGCGAGAATATCGAGAGCGCCGATGTGCTGTGGAGTGTGCCGGCCATGAAGACGGATCGGGAGAGTCCCTCCGCCAGGGATAGTGGTGTGTACTTACtaatctgatattctaattaGGCTTTATACAATGGATGACGTTTCGTCTTTAGGCACCACCAGTGTCTCCCCGATCACCACTAAATCGGTGGCCGAGCGGATTCGTATTGTGGAGCAACGGCAGCACCAGCCGCAACCCTCGCCGTCTGGCAATGGGTATTCCACCAAGATCAACGTGAGCCTGGGAGCCTCCGAAGATTGGCCTGATGCAGGTTGGTATCCCTTGAATATTCCAATAattttaagtttatatttgatTAGATAGTTGGAATGCCCGTAGATTGTAGTACCTACCTTGTCTACTGAAATATGTTGTATGACTATCTGGGTTTTAGCCATGGACTCCTCTACTTGACTTGAACTCTGTACTCTCGATTGTATTTTAATGCATGTTGTGAACTCTGGCTGCGCTTCTCTAAACCACATCTAATGCTACATCTAACCCCACTCGCTAAGCTCGATAACCACGCTCTAAaccaaaaaatccaaaaaatgcCCGAACCATGAATTGTCAACCCCACCAACGACACTTTCCGCACATTTCCACCACAGGCACCCATCTGCATCAGCAACGTCACCGCCATCGTCGTCCCAGCGCCCAGGAGCTGTTGCTGGAGGATCTTCGCCAGCACCAGCGCATCCTGGACGAGGGCCTGAAGTCCACGTCCCTGATAATGCGCACCATGCGATCGGCCAGCGAATTCGATGAGGCCATGCGGCGCCTGAGCATAGCTTCGATTGAGTCCGCCCTGGTCCAGCCGACGATCGTGGTGCCCACACCTATGCTGCGCTCGCACAGCTACCAGGAGGAGGGGTACATCCCCTCCCGCCGCCCCTCGACCATCTCCACCACCTCCATCACCAGCAGCGATCTCTTCGGCAGCGCCTTGTACGACTCCCTGCCCCGTACTCCGCTCGCTCCCCCCCGTCTGAAGTTGCTGGGCAACACACAGATCCCAGTTAGCCAGCAGCTCATTCAGCTGCGAAGGCTCTATGATGCCGCCGACCAGGATCAAGACCAAGAGGACAGTGCCGACGAAGAGGTGAAGCGGTACTTCCGGGACAACAACAGTGACAGCGGTGGCGGCACCCAGGGCAGCTCATCCCCAGAGCAGCAGCGCCCGGCGGAAGTGTTTCAGGGCAGCGAGTATTCCAGCAGCTGGAGTCGGATGAAAGCCAAGCGCACTATTTGGAAGATTGAGACTCAAGATCAGATTCTGCAGCGAGC
This region of Drosophila bipectinata strain 14024-0381.07 chromosome 2L, DbipHiC1v2, whole genome shotgun sequence genomic DNA includes:
- the LOC108126847 gene encoding pneumococcal serine-rich repeat protein isoform X2, translating into MEVATTNNHSQSHHHHPHHHHHLQTAPSSGSGVGIVSGIGGSRSPFQREVREWQRIDPNTGALFSGRLEADRWINGPLNSYGKISDSQNISQPNGTQHTQRKQLEVLKARTANGAMQVIRTQTVQKSSSSWASSTSTTTTCTTTHRTSNGHGPPSHPLPNSPLASSGVDICELSDDSSLSGSDAGIVRAASSATSASTAQSASASASALSQELIDDHVDFVVINGEASDNDDEDTNRNRNRDEYSHRVGLNLLPDTAPSQKLSNLMKSSSSISSQSSNNSNLTTAAAQASNTHTHRSAGKISLHAIVGPESSSSLSSSSSPAAWAKQADLYGQPPSRVGGAGTGVAGGADADVAATPPTHRRDLESFRHYNDDGNSNNDDEELRLTARHQRRQQVSQSVYAPPLPSLGSSMLQRSRSISTDDLSNDWEREDKSEQPTGEWRRVSKLRRSFQSQEHYKSPAVAARPRPLDLPGNSVSVARLRAELENGRRLNTAMRNNHVDLAALDTILNSPTAKPTVAKRNTFLTAESLQEIRGKLKKLSDESLYKEDFLAYHQKKKEPSVEKLAAPQLPAPSAFRPVHNTHSLESRQRQKDTSSSEWHLRRKSYGFEKMSPPEDKSIFRVDASTDSGLGRSGEQLGNWSPTERSGATMPQQPHNGGGTIIHFGRAVKPVQISPSPTEGELSKRHSIAVEETWRDLRKTSQVHVNGGTVTRSSTTTSSSFNNHLQRGSAQKRVEFCKTEVHFAAESGRVNIVETDGKPPPTQNFRRRRRTASGPLQSLVKSASTVSGTNDSVTQFGDDSQRRKTIATSTVAYRATLMDPPEVVSQQVATQSAIGSSSTVSSTSSSAASTLSSSQVTVTTEPRYSLMESTSRNSYTSTSGVDTTDNETDELSNIRGILKNKPVKPKPYHLGENIESADVLWSVPAMKTDRESPSARDSGTTSVSPITTKSVAERIRIVEQRQHQPQPSPSGNGYSTKINVSLGASEDWPDAGTHLHQQRHRHRRPSAQELLLEDLRQHQRILDEGLKSTSLIMRTMRSASEFDEAMRRLSIASIESALVQPTIVVPTPMLRSHSYQEEGYIPSRRPSTISTTSITSSDLFGSALYDSLPRTPLAPPRLKLLGNTQIPVSQQLIQLRRLYDAADQDQDQEDSADEEVKRYFRDNNSDSGGGTQGSSSPEQQRPAEVFQGSEYSSSWSRMKAKRTIWKIETQDQILQRADLPKSNVMNIALHAPRVEKPKATPPTLRIGQLVPVAKPRTLFIQPQIHDQAPADAAEDSSSETLKIIKEARGARKLREHELSYFGVQQQQASQTKLSTGSTNPRRTLPSRSRSIHSEEASSNGTTKTTTKWQLLNDRPDLLRHSSPQHNDIKTTHDYDEDENENEEHCYENIANELTTTFRVKSPSPSPDRSRSRSPGSYERKRDLQRDAQILSEMTRNADQTLKALSDEAAIKDQRRRSCSLQRRSSKPLETIDEKVKVYPASQSLGVARGTFASEARRNSRQSTPSPTRARSSSQSSIECCPRDRSRSSSRESMTQGGGSSDDQMATKHRAERLRLRTPKREKSRHETQESELRIKPRTRSSAHAAGSSSLESKRSSHHGRNSNREVEKSSETKTSSGSRLVRSSRVAEENRSRQSGLRERDRERSRGSEKHREELSRSRGHSSRSRHSEHTTSGTRESSRPSKTRSSRSSHDSATPHKKSTTTTTSTTSAKKSSKTTAHHTATTTSASAPPTSHNELTHGKSTLNGHHQNQLSGGSGKHHGSGHGHREQPHHVHSLTTTTIAASRHQRDRHGKDRK
- the LOC108126847 gene encoding serine-rich adhesin for platelets isoform X7; protein product: MEVATTNNHSQSHHHHPHHHHHLQTAPSSGSGVGIVSGIGGSRSPFQREVREWQRIDPNTGALFSGRLEADRWINGPLNSYGKKSSSSISSQSSNNSNLTTAAAQASNTHTHRSAGKISLHAIVGPESSSSLSSSSSPAAWAKQADLYGQPPSRVGGAGTGVAGGADADVAATPPTHRRDLESFRHYNDDGNSNNDDEELRLTARHQRRQQVSQSVYAPPLPSLGSSMLQRSRSISTDDLSNDWEREDKSEQPTGEWRRVSKLRRSFQSQEHYKSPAVAARPRPLDLPGNSVSVARLRAELENGRRLNTAMRNNHVDLAALDTILNSPTAKPTVAKRNTFLTAESLQEIRGKLKKLSDESLYKEDFLAYHQKKKEPSVEKLAAPQLPAPSAFRPVHNTHSLESRQRQKDTSSSEWHLRRKSYGFEKMSPPEDKSIFRVDASTDSGLGRSGEQLGNWSPTERSGATMPQQPHNGGGTIIHFGRAVKPVQISPSPTEGELSKRHSIAVEETWRDLRKTSQVHVNGGTVTRSSTTTSSSFNNHLQRGSAQKRVEFCKTEVHFAAESGRVNIVETDGKPPPTQNFRRRRRTASGPLQSLVKSASTVSGTNDSVTQFGDDSQRRKTIATSTVAYRATLMDPPEVVSQQVATQSAIGSSSTVSSTSSSAASTLSSSQVTVTTEPRYSLMESTSRNSYTSTSGVDTTDNETDELSNIRGILKNKPVKPKPYHLGENIESADVLWSVPAMKTDRESPSARDSGTTSVSPITTKSVAERIRIVEQRQHQPQPSPSGNGYSTKINVSLGASEDWPDAGTHLHQQRHRHRRPSAQELLLEDLRQHQRILDEGLKSTSLIMRTMRSASEFDEAMRRLSIASIESALVQPTIVVPTPMLRSHSYQEEGYIPSRRPSTISTTSITSSDLFGSALYDSLPRTPLAPPRLKLLGNTQIPVSQQLIQLRRLYDAADQDQDQEDSADEEVKRYFRDNNSDSGGGTQGSSSPEQQRPAEVFQGSEYSSSWSRMKAKRTIWKIETQDQILQRADLPKSNVMNIALHAPRVEKPKATPPTLRIGQLVPVAKPRTLFIQPQIHDQAPADAAEDSSSETLKIIKEARGARKLREHELSYFGVQQQQASQTKLSTGSTNPRRTLPSRSRSIHSEEASSNGTTKTTTKWQLLNDRPDLLRHSSPQHNDIKTTHDYDEDENENEEHCYENIANELTTTFRVKSPSPSPDRSRSRSPGSYERKRDLQRDAQILSEMTRNADQTLKALSDEAAIKDQRRRSCSLQRRSSKPLETIDEKVKVYPASQSLGVARGTFASEARRNSRQSTPSPTRARSSSQSSIECCPRDRSRSSSRESMTQGGGSSDDQMATKHRAERLRLRTPKREKSRHETQESELRIKPRTRSSAHAAGSSSLESKRSSHHGRNSNREVEKSSETKTSSGSRLVRSSRVAEENRSRQSGLRERDRERSRGSEKHREELSRSRGHSSRSRHSEHTTSGTRESSRPSKTRSSRSSHDSATPHKKSTTTTTSTTSAKKSSKTTAHHTATTTSASAPPTSHNELTHGKSTLNGHHQNQLSGGSGKHHGSGHGHREQPHHVHSLTTTTIAASRHQRDRHGKDRK
- the LOC108126847 gene encoding serine-rich adhesin for platelets isoform X3, encoding MEVATTNNHSQSHHHHPHHHHHLQTAPSSGSGVGIVSGIGGSRSPFQREVREWQRIDPNTGALFSGRLEADRWINGPLNSYGKKSSSSISSQSSNNSNLTTAAAQASNTHTHRSAGKISLHAIVGPESSSSLSSSSSPAAWAKQADLYGQPPSRVGGAGTGVAGGADADVAATPPTHRRDLESFRHYNDDGNSNNDDEELRLTARHQRRQQVSQSVYAPPLPSLGSSMLQRSRSISTDDLSNDWEREDKSEQPTGEWRRVSKLRRSFQSQEHYKSPAVAARPRPLDLPGNSVSVARLRAELENGRRLNTAMRNNHVDLAALDTILNSPTAKPTVAKRNTFLTAESLQEIRGKLKKLSDESLYKEDFLAYHQKKKEPSVEKLAAPQLPAPSAFRPVHNTHSLESRQRQKDTSSSEWHLRRKSYGFEKMSPPEDKSIFRVDASTDSGLGRSGEQLGNWSPTERSGATMPQQPHNGGGTIIHFGRAVKPVQISPSPTEGELSKRHSIAVEETWRDLRKTSQVHVNGGTVTRSSTTTSSSFNNHLQRGSAQKRVEFCKTEVHFAAESGRVNIVETDGKPPPTQNFRRRRRTASGPLQSLVKSASTVSGTNDSVTQFGDDSQRRKTIATSTVAYRATLMDPPEVVSQQVATQSAIGSSSTVSSTSSSAASTLSSSQVTVTTEPRYSLMESTSRNSYTSTSGVDTTDNETDELSNIRGILKNKPVKPKPYHLGENIESADVLWSVPAMKTDRESPSARDSGTTSVSPITTKSVAERIRIVEQRQHQPQPSPSGNGYSTKINVSLGASEDWPDAGTHLHQQRHRHRRPSAQELLLEDLRQHQRILDEGLKSTSLIMRTMRSASEFDEAMRRLSIASIESALVQPTIVVPTPMLRSHSYQEEGYIPSRRPSTISTTSITSSDLFGSALYDSLPRTPLAPPRLKLLGNTQIPVSQQLIQLRRLYDAADQDQDQEDSADEEVKRYFRDNNSDSGGGTQGSSSPEQQRPAEVFQGSEYSSSWSRMKAKRTIWKIETQDQILQRADLPKSNVMNIALHAPRVEKPKATPPTLRIGQLVPVAKPRTLFIQPQIHDQAPADAAEDSSSETLKIIKEARGARKLREHELSYFGVQQQQASQTKLSTGSTNPRRTLPSRSRSIHSEEASSNGTTKTTTKWQLLNDRPDLLRHSSPQHNDIKTTHDYDEDENENEEHCYENIANELTTTFRVKSPSPSPDRSRSRSPGSYERKRDLQRDAQILSEMTRNADQTLKALSDEAAIKDQRRRSCSLQRRSSKPLETIDEKVKVYPASQSLGVARGTFASEARRNSRQSTPSPTRARSSSQSSIECCPRDRSRSSSRESMTQGGGSSDDQMATKHRAERLRLRTPKREKSRHETQESELRIKPRTRSSAHAAGSSSLESKRSSHHGRNSNREVEKSSETKTSSGSRLVRSSRVAEENRSRQSGLRERDRERSRGSEKHREELSRSRGHSSRSRHSEHTTSGTRESSRPSKTRSSRSSHDSATPHKKSTTTTTSTTSAKKSSKTTAHHTATTTSASAPPTSHNELTYVYVTNLANTQTDDQEAANNVTEGAEKTVVEAEAENEADYASIEEMEGIPLETPLPPPRTKRKRSLIPVPVGQPASYEYRTKLEMIPPSYSNQSTLKCRSVGRRKPSLKATQSTSSSFAFMPYLPAKRNSSVSHVYDNYLLYATSESPAKLDKLLRPYQNNLSNDHSQLFGGGAAAGGVARRTGGRLGGWPRRLKMRQVRSSVSTHQPFGICTCS
- the LOC108126847 gene encoding pneumococcal serine-rich repeat protein isoform X6, whose translation is MEVATTNNHSQSHHHHPHHHHHLQTAPSSGSGVGIVSGIGGSRSPFQREVREWQRIDPNTGALFSGRLEADRWINGPLNSYGKISDSQNISQPNGTQHTQRKQLEVLKARTANGAMQVIRTQTVQKSSSSWASSTSTTTTCTTTHRTSNGHGPPSHPLPNSPLASSGVDICELSDDSSLSGSDAGIVRAASSATSASTAQSASASASALSQELIDDHVDFVVINGEASDNDDEDTNRNRNRDEYSHRVGLNLLPDTAPSQKLSNLMKSSSSISSQSSNNSNLTTAAAQASNTHTHRSAGKISLHAIVGPESSSSLSSSSSPAAWAKQADLYGQPPSRVGGAGTGVAGGADADVAATPPTHRRDLESFRHYNDDGNSNNDDEELRLTARHQRRQQVSQSVYAPPLPSLGSSMLQRSRSISTDDLSNDWEREDKSEQPTGEWRRVSKLRRSFQSQEHYKSPAVAARPRPLDLPGNSVSVARLRAELENGRRLNTAMRNNHVDLAALDTILNSPTAKPTVAKRNTFLTAESLQEIRGKLKKLSDESLYKEDFLAYHQKKKEPSVEKLAAPQLPAPSAFRPVHNTHSLESRQRQKDTSSSEWHLRRKSYGFEKMSPPEDKSIFRVDASTDSGLGRSGEQLGNWSPTERSGATMPQQPHNGGGTIIHFGRAVKPVQISPSPTEGELSKRHSIAVEETWRDLRKTSQVHVNGGTVTRSSTTTSSSFNNHLQRGSAQKRVEFCKTEVHFAAESGRVNIVETDGKPPPTQNFRRRRRTASGPLQSLVKSASTVSGTNDSVTQFGDDSQRRKTIATSTVAYRATLMDPPEVVSQQVATQSAIGSSSTVSSTSSSAASTLSSSQVTVTTEPRYSLMESTSRNSYTSTSGVDTTDNETDELSNIRGILKNKPVKPKPYHLGENIESADVLWSVPAMKTDRESPSARDSGTTSVSPITTKSVAERIRIVEQRQHQPQPSPSGNGYSTKINVSLGASEDWPDAGTHLHQQRHRHRRPSAQELLLEDLRQHQRILDEGLKSTSLIMRTMRSASEFDEAMRRLSIASIESALVQPTIVVPTPMLRSHSYQEEGYIPSRRPSTISTTSITSSDLFGSALYDSLPRTPLAPPRLKLLGNTQIPVSQQLIQLRRLYDAADQDQDQEDSADEEVKRYFRDNNSDSGGGTQGSSSPEQQRPAEVFQGSEYSSSWSRMKAKRTIWKIETQDQILQRADLPKSNVMNIALHAPRVEKPKATPPTLRIGQLVPVAKPRTLFIQPQIHDQAPADAAEDSSSETLKIIKEARGARKLREHELSYFGVQQQQASQTKLSTGSTNPRRTLPSRSRSIHSEEASSNGTTKTTTKWQLLNDRPDLLRHSSPQHNDIKTTHDYDEDENENEEHCYENIANELTTTFRVKSPSPSPDRSRSRSPGSYERKRDLQRDAQILSEMTRNADQTLKALSDEAAIKDQRRRSCSLQRRSSKPLETIDEKVKVYPASQSLGVARGTFASEARRNSRQSTPSPTRARSSSQSSIECCPRDRSRSSSRESMTQGGGSSDDQMATKHRAERLRLRTPKREKSRHETQESELRIKPRTRSSAHAAGSSSLESKRSSHHGRNSNREVEKSSETKTSSGSRLVRSSRVAEENRSRQSGLRERDRERSRGSEKHREELSRSRDTVKAH
- the LOC108126847 gene encoding pneumococcal serine-rich repeat protein isoform X5, which translates into the protein MEVATTNNHSQSHHHHPHHHHHLQTAPSSGSGVGIVSGIGGSRSPFQREVREWQRIDPNTGALFSGRLEADRWINGPLNSYGKISDSQNISQPNGTQHTQRKQLEVLKARTANGAMQVIRTQTVQKSSSSWASSTSTTTTCTTTHRTSNGHGPPSHPLPNSPLASSGVDICELSDDSSLSGSDAGIVRAASSATSASTAQSASASASALSQELIDDHVDFVVINGEASDNDDEDTNRNRNRDEYSHRVGLNLLPDTAPSQKLSNLMKSSSSISSQSSNNSNLTTAAAQASNTHTHRSAGKISLHAIVGPESSSSLSSSSSPAAWAKQADLYGQPPSRVGGAGTGVAGGADADVAATPPTHRRDLESFRHYNDDGNSNNDDEELRLTARHQRRQQVSQSVYAPPLPSLGSSMLQRSRSISTDDLSNDWEREDKSEQPTGEWRRVSKLRRSFQSQEHYKSPAVAARPRPLDLPGNSVSVARLRAELENGRRLNTAMRNNHVDLAALDTILNSPTAKPTVAKRNTFLTAESLQEIRGKLKKLSDESLYKEDFLAYHQKKKEPSVEKLAAPQLPAPSAFRPVHNTHSLESRQRQKDTSSSEWHLRRKSYGFEKMSPPEDKSIFRVDASTDSGLGRSGEQLGNWSPTERSGATMPQQPHNGGGTIIHFGRAVKPVQISPSPTEGELSKRHSIAVEETWRDLRKTSQVHVNGGTVTRSSTTTSSSFNNHLQRGSAQKRVEFCKTEVHFAAESGRVNIVETDGKPPPTQNFRRRRRTASGPLQSLVKSASTVSGTNDSVTQFGDDSQRRKTIATSTVAYRATLMDPPEVVSQQVATQSAIGSSSTVSSTSSSAASTLSSSQVTVTTEPRYSLMESTSRNSYTSTSGVDTTDNETDELSNIRGILKNKPVKPKPYHLGENIESADVLWSVPAMKTDRESPSARDSGTTSVSPITTKSVAERIRIVEQRQHQPQPSPSGNGYSTKINVSLGASEDWPDAGTHLHQQRHRHRRPSAQELLLEDLRQHQRILDEGLKSTSLIMRTMRSASEFDEAMRRLSIASIESALVQPTIVVPTPMLRSHSYQEEGYIPSRRPSTISTTSITSSDLFGSALYDSLPRTPLAPPRLKLLGNTQIPVSQQLIQLRRLYDAADQDQDQEDSADEEVKRYFRDNNSDSGGGTQGSSSPEQQRPAEVFQGSEYSSSWSRMKAKRTIWKIETQDQILQRADLPKSNVMNIALHAPRVEKPKATPPTLRIGQLVPVAKPRTLFIQPQIHDQAPADAAEDSSSETLKIIKEARGARKLREHELSYFGVQQQQASQTKLSTGSTNPRRTLPSRSRSIHSEEASSNGTTKTTTKWQLLNDRPDLLRHSSPQHNDIKTTHDYDEDENENEEHCYENIANELTTTFRVKSPSPSPDRSRSRSPGSYERKRDLQRDAQILSEMTRNADQTLKALSDEAAIKDQRRRSCSLQRRSSKPLETIDEKVKVYPASQSLGVARGTFASEARRNSRQSTPSPTRARSSSQSSIECCPRDRSRSSSRESMTQGGGSSDDQMATKHRAERLRLRTPKREKSRHETQESELRIKPRTRSSAHAAGSSSLESKRSSHHGRNSNREVEKSSETKTSSGSRLVRSSRVAEENRSRQSGLRERDRERSRGSEKHREELSRSRGHSSRSRHSEHTTSGTRESSRPNTVKAH